A single Defluviitalea saccharophila DNA region contains:
- a CDS encoding bifunctional adenosylcobinamide kinase/adenosylcobinamide-phosphate guanylyltransferase codes for MKLVIGGYAQGKLNYVLQESSEDNYEVFDGSIPDEMQLQKVQGRNIVINHFHSWVRECLANGGNPEEEIFAFLEKNPEVIIISDEIGNGIVPADSFEREYRERTGRILVNLANQADEVVRVICGIGQKIK; via the coding sequence ATGAAATTGGTTATTGGTGGATATGCCCAGGGAAAATTAAATTATGTACTGCAGGAAAGCAGTGAGGATAATTATGAAGTTTTTGACGGAAGTATTCCGGATGAAATGCAATTACAGAAAGTGCAGGGCAGAAATATCGTTATCAATCATTTTCACAGTTGGGTAAGGGAATGTCTTGCTAACGGCGGCAATCCGGAAGAAGAGATATTTGCTTTTTTAGAGAAGAATCCGGAAGTCATAATTATCAGCGATGAAATTGGCAATGGTATTGTCCCTGCAGATTCTTTTGAAAGAGAATATAGGGAACGAACAGGAAGAATTCTTGTAAACTTGGCAAATCAGGCGGATGAGGTGGTGCGTGTCATATGCGGTATTGGGCAGAAAATCAAATAA
- a CDS encoding histidine phosphatase family protein, which yields MRYWAENQIKLVMIRHGITASNKEHRYLGKADEPLSEEGIKALQEAKSARIYPDVDYLFSSPMRRCLETARVLYPDKEPIIVPEWSEMDFGIFEGKNYLELQGDERYQAWIDSNGALPFPEGESREDFNSRCEKGFQKMLRSLSAQKKECAITAGMIIHGGTMMSLLSRYHGGEYFDYQVANGKGYICTLKGRIKQPQIVELKKIMGE from the coding sequence ATGCGGTATTGGGCAGAAAATCAAATAAAGCTTGTAATGATACGCCATGGAATAACGGCATCCAATAAAGAACACCGTTACTTAGGAAAGGCAGATGAGCCTTTAAGTGAAGAAGGCATCAAGGCATTGCAAGAAGCAAAAAGCGCCAGGATTTATCCGGATGTTGATTATCTGTTTTCCAGTCCCATGAGGCGCTGCCTGGAAACTGCCAGGGTGCTCTATCCTGATAAAGAACCAATCATCGTACCGGAATGGTCAGAAATGGACTTTGGGATTTTTGAAGGGAAAAATTATTTGGAGTTGCAAGGAGATGAACGGTACCAGGCGTGGATTGACAGCAATGGTGCCCTGCCTTTTCCAGAAGGAGAAAGCAGAGAGGATTTTAACAGCCGCTGTGAGAAAGGATTTCAAAAAATGTTGAGAAGCTTGTCGGCTCAAAAGAAGGAGTGTGCCATAACCGCAGGAATGATTATCCATGGAGGGACAATGATGTCTTTACTCAGCAGGTATCATGGAGGAGAGTATTTTGATTATCAGGTGGCTAATGGCAAGGGCTATATTTGTACCTTAAAGGGAAGAATTAAGCAACCTCAAATTGTAGAACTTAAAAAAATTATGGGAGAATAA
- the cbiB gene encoding adenosylcobinamide-phosphate synthase CbiB codes for MKYHLLAFCLGFLLDLLLGDPYYFPHPIRWIGKGIAELEKRLLIHESDRNQKRELVNGAILVVVVLAITTIVAAFILVGAYGIHPYFGVLIETLMTYQILAVKSLKVESMKVYKRLKEEGLEGARKAVSMIVGRDTELLDEEGVAKAAVETVAENTSDGVIAPMLYTALGGPVLGFFYKALNTMDSMIGYKNDKYLYFGRTAAKLDDVVNYIPSRISAYLMILAAFLSGRNFNGKQAYKIYKRDRKKHASPNSAQTESVCAGALGIQLAGDASYFGRIVKKPYIGDRLRKVEYEDIKRINHLMYLTAWICEILCLTMMYVVMWLLEGK; via the coding sequence ATGAAGTATCATCTATTGGCATTTTGTTTAGGGTTTCTTCTGGATTTGCTATTGGGAGATCCTTATTATTTTCCCCACCCGATTCGCTGGATAGGAAAAGGGATAGCAGAATTAGAAAAAAGACTATTAATACATGAAAGTGACAGGAACCAAAAGCGTGAGTTAGTCAATGGAGCTATCCTGGTTGTTGTGGTGTTGGCAATAACCACCATTGTAGCTGCTTTTATTTTAGTAGGAGCATATGGCATACATCCTTATTTTGGTGTTCTGATAGAAACTCTTATGACTTATCAGATTTTAGCTGTAAAGTCTCTTAAAGTTGAAAGCATGAAAGTATATAAGCGTTTAAAGGAAGAAGGACTGGAGGGTGCCAGAAAAGCAGTTTCCATGATTGTAGGCAGGGATACAGAACTTCTTGATGAAGAAGGGGTGGCAAAAGCCGCTGTTGAAACGGTTGCAGAGAACACTTCAGATGGTGTGATTGCACCCATGCTGTATACGGCGCTTGGAGGGCCTGTTCTTGGATTTTTTTATAAAGCCCTCAACACAATGGATTCTATGATTGGCTATAAAAATGATAAATATCTCTATTTTGGAAGAACTGCAGCGAAACTGGACGATGTTGTAAATTATATTCCATCCAGAATCAGTGCTTATCTTATGATTCTTGCAGCCTTTTTAAGCGGCAGAAACTTTAATGGAAAACAGGCTTATAAAATCTATAAAAGAGATCGAAAAAAACATGCCAGTCCCAATTCAGCTCAGACAGAATCCGTATGTGCAGGGGCTTTGGGAATACAGTTAGCAGGGGATGCCAGTTATTTTGGCAGGATTGTAAAAAAGCCTTATATAGGAGATAGGTTGCGCAAGGTGGAATATGAAGATATTAAGCGTATCAATCACTTAATGTATCTGACAGCTTGGATTTGTGAAATATTGTGTTTGACTATGATGTATGTGGTGATGTGGCTTTTGGAAGGGAAGTGA
- a CDS encoding threonine-phosphate decarboxylase — MRAIHGGDVYRNHVDIDFSVNINPFGMPEGVEEALHNAVKNCFQYPDIKAEKLKKALSSALGVKEEQLLFGNGASELFLGIVHAIKPKKVLIPVPSFYGYEYASQTVESYTLYYPLKEDKDFMLEESFFEVLTEEIDLLFLAHPNNPTGKLMNRDYLKKLLRICKEKNIWVVLDECFIEFCGNEFSILPEIDTYDNLLLVRAFTKIYAIPGVRLGYLVCSNTSLLEKIRQHLPEWNLSTFAQEAGIACVKQSSFIAKTVDYVRKERQFLLEHLNQLGVKTFPGEANFILLYSEKLLYEALLKQGILIRDCENFRGLSKGYYRIAVKTRKENEILLKAIAKVYCTRVV, encoded by the coding sequence ATGAGAGCAATTCATGGCGGAGATGTCTACAGAAACCATGTTGATATAGATTTTTCTGTTAATATCAATCCTTTTGGAATGCCGGAGGGAGTAGAGGAAGCGTTACACAATGCGGTAAAAAATTGTTTCCAATATCCGGATATAAAGGCTGAAAAATTAAAAAAGGCATTAAGCAGTGCCCTTGGAGTTAAAGAAGAGCAGCTATTATTTGGAAATGGAGCTTCGGAGCTTTTTTTAGGGATAGTACATGCCATAAAGCCTAAAAAAGTTTTGATTCCTGTCCCCTCATTTTATGGGTATGAATATGCATCGCAGACAGTGGAAAGCTACACCCTTTACTACCCATTAAAAGAAGACAAAGATTTTATGCTGGAAGAATCTTTTTTTGAGGTGCTGACAGAAGAGATAGACCTTCTTTTTCTTGCCCATCCCAATAATCCAACTGGAAAGCTGATGAATAGAGATTATCTAAAGAAGCTATTGAGGATATGCAAGGAGAAAAATATATGGGTGGTTCTTGATGAATGTTTTATCGAGTTCTGCGGCAATGAATTTTCTATACTGCCGGAAATCGATACATACGATAACTTATTGCTTGTTCGTGCATTTACAAAGATTTATGCCATCCCGGGAGTTAGGTTGGGATATTTGGTGTGCAGCAATACAAGCCTTTTAGAAAAGATAAGACAACATCTCCCGGAGTGGAACTTATCCACATTTGCACAGGAGGCAGGTATTGCTTGTGTAAAACAATCGTCTTTTATCGCTAAAACTGTGGATTATGTAAGAAAAGAAAGACAATTTTTATTGGAACATCTAAATCAGCTGGGAGTAAAAACATTTCCAGGAGAGGCCAATTTTATACTTCTTTACAGCGAAAAGCTTTTGTATGAAGCATTATTAAAGCAAGGGATATTGATTAGGGATTGTGAGAATTTTAGAGGATTATCAAAAGGTTATTACAGGATAGCAGTAAAAACGAGGAAAGAAAATGAAATCTTATTGAAAGCAATAGCCAAAGTGTATTGTACAAGAGTGGTTTAG
- a CDS encoding GIY-YIG nuclease family protein, which translates to MDIRRKKELLEMYKHRRPEMGVISYCCKETGEAFLGISTDTKADFNSTTVKLNARMHPNKRLQELWNQYGQEGFELSVIKVLKYEDPNEDHTEELEKLREQCFAADPNARRIWR; encoded by the coding sequence ATGGATATAAGAAGGAAAAAAGAACTTTTGGAAATGTATAAACATAGACGCCCTGAAATGGGTGTTATATCTTATTGCTGTAAAGAAACGGGAGAAGCATTTTTGGGTATCTCTACAGATACAAAAGCAGACTTCAATAGTACCACTGTGAAACTAAATGCCAGGATGCATCCCAATAAACGATTGCAGGAACTGTGGAATCAATATGGTCAGGAAGGCTTTGAACTATCCGTTATTAAAGTCTTAAAATATGAAGATCCCAATGAAGACCATACAGAGGAATTAGAAAAATTAAGAGAGCAGTGTTTTGCTGCTGATCCGAATGCAAGGAGGATATGGAGATGA
- a CDS encoding DUF6530 family protein — MNEKAVIVSNGYDRVDGRNAYQSDIKRLTLGEPILEENKKMQIAAQIWKTGKDGELELAQELPIHQVFDLMILLSRTLLYFKEAYRLPLLYDPENPTIERVGVQGGVLPVEVCIDNKNINEDIKAFAQSLNDLGEIIGERQRVLTRILEELECY, encoded by the coding sequence ATGAATGAAAAAGCAGTTATTGTATCCAATGGATATGACCGTGTAGATGGCAGAAATGCTTACCAATCTGATATCAAGCGTTTAACTTTAGGAGAACCGATACTGGAAGAAAATAAAAAAATGCAGATTGCCGCACAGATATGGAAAACCGGTAAAGACGGAGAATTGGAGTTAGCTCAGGAATTACCGATTCATCAGGTGTTTGACTTGATGATTTTACTATCCCGGACATTGCTGTACTTTAAAGAAGCCTATCGACTTCCCCTTTTATATGATCCGGAAAATCCGACTATAGAACGCGTTGGGGTGCAGGGAGGCGTTTTGCCCGTAGAAGTTTGTATTGATAACAAAAATATTAATGAGGACATCAAGGCGTTTGCCCAGAGCCTAAATGATTTAGGAGAAATTATTGGAGAGCGACAGCGCGTGCTGACACGAATTTTAGAAGAATTGGAGTGTTATTAA
- a CDS encoding AAA family ATPase, with translation MRKTCVLSPDRQLTEEEQALVWKKPPSHIESEAEKRIYQEVVRNWNRGEMKISTILLEGDAGSGKTQLAKALSAAFNLPYTKITCFADMDKSDILGSILPVLSEENSQSDAVEYRYYPSEIVRAYENGWLLEIQEPTVIRDAAVLMALNSVLEPDGSLNLPTRIARRHPDFIAVITTNRGYNGCRPLNEALRDRVQHAEKLDLPPKEVMMERAKAKTGCQSEEVLSLLAETIILLDKTARANAIKGVAGMRSYIFWVDAVHSGASIQESLYHKVLYKITTDPQELGILEEALQRQRLTEKLKELDSIHTSHLEKENPEVMEIKLSADGEVSSEIDEADKDAVRLRKSADQEGSSDKSSDENIAISSNDNGENGTPLYHELDQSKINESQKKEFRKQLNKEARQSVQGSLHEAIKLIVHRPEATDQNREEYHKMAASLMPVIRELIHKTNPLLEHEVSTEFAKSQLYGTKFCAEQVASMDFRVFARKRPPEEEPSLAVALRIDESASMSAFGRLEAAKQAAVALYEFCTECGIPIMVYGDTADRSKLEQMSIYSYVDFESKDPDEKYSLMNIQARSNNRDGMALRILSDRLLKAPQKTKLIISLSDGQPKAMPDYTGEKAAYDMKNTLQEYRRKGIQFLAAAIGQDKEAIRDLYGAENTLDISDLKELPARLVQIIARFL, from the coding sequence ATGAGAAAGACCTGTGTACTGTCACCAGACAGACAGTTAACTGAAGAGGAACAAGCCCTTGTCTGGAAAAAACCACCCTCACATATTGAAAGCGAGGCAGAAAAGCGCATTTATCAAGAAGTCGTAAGAAATTGGAATCGGGGCGAAATGAAAATCAGTACCATTTTACTAGAGGGTGATGCAGGTTCGGGGAAAACCCAGCTTGCCAAAGCTTTATCTGCTGCTTTTAATCTGCCTTATACTAAAATCACCTGTTTTGCAGATATGGATAAGTCAGATATTTTAGGTTCTATTCTTCCGGTACTTTCGGAAGAAAATAGTCAATCAGATGCTGTGGAATACCGCTATTATCCGTCAGAAATAGTTCGTGCCTATGAAAATGGATGGCTCTTAGAGATTCAGGAACCTACTGTGATTAGAGACGCTGCGGTCTTAATGGCGCTCAATTCCGTCTTAGAACCAGACGGCAGTTTGAATTTACCAACGCGCATCGCCCGAAGACACCCGGATTTTATTGCGGTAATTACAACAAACCGAGGGTACAATGGGTGTCGACCTTTAAACGAAGCATTGAGAGATCGAGTACAGCATGCAGAAAAGCTTGACTTGCCGCCTAAAGAAGTGATGATGGAACGGGCTAAAGCAAAGACCGGCTGTCAGTCGGAAGAGGTGCTTTCTCTTTTAGCGGAAACGATTATACTGCTAGATAAAACCGCTCGGGCAAATGCCATTAAAGGTGTAGCAGGAATGCGTTCCTATATTTTTTGGGTGGATGCCGTTCATAGTGGCGCTTCAATACAAGAGTCTTTGTATCATAAGGTACTTTATAAAATTACCACTGATCCACAGGAACTTGGCATTTTAGAAGAGGCATTACAACGTCAAAGGTTAACTGAGAAGCTTAAAGAATTGGACAGTATCCATACTTCCCATTTAGAAAAGGAAAATCCCGAAGTCATGGAAATTAAACTTTCTGCAGATGGGGAGGTTTCTTCCGAAATAGACGAAGCAGACAAAGACGCAGTACGTTTAAGGAAATCAGCAGACCAAGAGGGAAGCTCAGATAAAAGCAGTGATGAAAATATCGCTATCTCAAGTAACGATAATGGGGAAAACGGAACACCACTATATCATGAATTGGATCAATCCAAGATCAATGAATCGCAGAAAAAAGAATTTCGCAAACAATTAAACAAAGAGGCGCGCCAAAGTGTTCAAGGCAGCCTTCATGAAGCTATCAAGCTGATTGTCCATCGTCCGGAAGCTACAGACCAAAACAGGGAAGAGTATCATAAGATGGCGGCTAGTTTGATGCCAGTTATTCGGGAACTCATTCATAAAACCAATCCGCTTTTGGAACATGAGGTTTCTACGGAATTTGCTAAATCCCAGCTTTACGGCACAAAGTTCTGTGCAGAGCAGGTTGCCTCAATGGATTTTCGTGTCTTTGCCCGAAAGCGTCCCCCGGAGGAAGAACCATCCCTTGCTGTGGCCCTCAGGATTGACGAATCCGCATCCATGTCAGCTTTTGGTCGTTTAGAAGCGGCAAAGCAGGCAGCAGTGGCATTATATGAATTCTGCACCGAGTGCGGTATTCCGATTATGGTTTACGGCGATACGGCAGACCGCTCCAAACTGGAGCAAATGTCTATTTATTCCTATGTAGATTTTGAAAGTAAAGATCCGGATGAAAAGTATTCGCTTATGAACATTCAGGCCCGAAGCAATAACCGGGATGGTATGGCTTTACGCATTCTTTCTGACAGGTTGCTTAAGGCACCACAAAAAACGAAATTAATCATTAGTCTAAGTGATGGCCAACCTAAGGCTATGCCTGATTACACCGGGGAAAAAGCAGCTTATGATATGAAGAATACACTTCAGGAATACAGGCGAAAAGGCATTCAATTCCTTGCCGCAGCTATTGGGCAGGATAAAGAAGCTATCCGAGATCTTTACGGAGCTGAAAATACATTGGATATAAGCGATTTAAAAGAGCTTCCAGCAAGATTGGTACAAATCATCGCAAGATTTTTATAA
- a CDS encoding helix-turn-helix transcriptional regulator, whose translation MNQLMSIHEIITPKPQLPVYFDIYHTYNQIIPNHWHNHVEILYIFEGTNHIVLNEEKYILHQNDLFVVNSGDIHFTRSLGASKVLLLQIPYELLEQCVEHFDRIQFRQYYPYKKLNEYPIYQKMISHLLNLANLYVQAEEGYQFLFISELYLFLHILYGNYSILKDPAKDTKSTKHLGRLKKIIDYVEQHYQEPIPLEQVASLVALNPEYFCRFFKKHMGLTFIKYLNLVRLARIHNDILQTDDSITIIQERHGFTNYKLFNHMFKEAYGCTPSNLRAKHIRHI comes from the coding sequence ATGAATCAACTAATGTCCATCCATGAAATCATTACTCCTAAACCACAACTACCTGTTTATTTTGATATCTACCACACTTATAATCAGATCATCCCTAACCATTGGCATAATCATGTAGAAATCCTGTACATTTTTGAGGGGACAAATCATATTGTTTTAAATGAGGAAAAATACATCCTCCATCAGAATGATTTATTTGTTGTAAATTCCGGGGATATTCATTTTACCAGAAGTCTGGGTGCCTCTAAGGTTCTGTTGCTTCAAATCCCCTATGAACTCCTTGAACAGTGTGTGGAGCATTTCGATAGGATACAATTCAGACAATATTATCCTTATAAAAAACTAAATGAATATCCCATATATCAAAAGATGATCTCTCATCTTCTTAATCTAGCAAATCTTTATGTTCAGGCAGAAGAAGGATATCAATTCTTATTTATCAGTGAACTATATCTGTTTCTGCACATACTCTATGGCAATTACTCCATATTGAAAGATCCTGCAAAAGATACCAAATCCACCAAGCATTTGGGGCGGTTAAAGAAAATTATCGATTATGTGGAACAACATTATCAAGAACCCATCCCCCTGGAACAAGTAGCCTCTTTGGTTGCTTTGAATCCGGAATATTTCTGCCGTTTTTTTAAAAAACATATGGGACTTACTTTTATAAAATATCTTAACTTGGTAAGACTTGCCCGAATTCATAACGACATACTTCAAACAGATGATAGTATTACAATCATTCAAGAACGACATGGCTTCACCAACTATAAATTATTTAATCATATGTTTAAAGAAGCATACGGATGCACACCTTCCAACCTTAGAGCTAAGCATATAAGACATATTTAA